The following are from one region of the Leptospira yasudae genome:
- a CDS encoding phage tail protein, which translates to MNSSDLDSVLQKYPLSLFTRTPDSQIGKKWEVDLELLNEVRTVLKSIQGVADFRTQNGAVLDLIGKNLKQPRDGMDDFKYKIFLSIARQKRKSKGDIHSMNEIGSQILAGTGTLYEIKELCYGGEPMLLDALLTLNGEYPLSGSTKRPATIEVVFSGSVDSVVVAPEFNKAMAQIRAGGVKAIIRYRFEMSTLAGRLYGVSLRTPLLDGSWSLNGFTLLSGEKVRIRPYEIAFGIGGLINEVPRVPQIGDLGLQNEVYRKLIDIRYDNEGNRFFQATLKQGEAIGCNINEIGLFDEDGNLLYLKTFPSKAKDHLIVYDFIIKEEFQ; encoded by the coding sequence ATGAATTCCAGCGATTTGGATTCCGTATTACAAAAGTATCCGCTCTCGCTTTTTACGAGGACCCCCGATTCGCAGATCGGAAAAAAATGGGAAGTCGACCTTGAATTGTTAAACGAAGTTCGTACCGTTTTGAAGTCCATTCAAGGTGTTGCGGATTTTAGAACACAAAACGGCGCCGTCCTGGATTTGATAGGGAAGAATCTCAAACAACCGAGAGACGGGATGGATGATTTTAAATATAAGATTTTTCTTTCCATCGCAAGACAAAAACGGAAATCGAAAGGCGACATTCATTCGATGAACGAAATCGGATCTCAGATTCTCGCCGGAACGGGAACGTTATACGAAATCAAGGAACTCTGTTACGGAGGGGAGCCCATGCTTTTGGATGCGCTACTCACCCTAAACGGAGAATATCCGCTTTCCGGAAGTACGAAACGTCCGGCAACGATCGAAGTTGTTTTCTCCGGTTCGGTGGATTCGGTCGTTGTGGCTCCCGAGTTTAATAAGGCGATGGCGCAGATACGCGCCGGCGGGGTCAAGGCGATCATTCGATATCGATTCGAAATGTCCACGTTGGCCGGAAGGCTTTATGGAGTTTCACTGCGAACTCCGCTCCTGGATGGGAGTTGGTCACTGAACGGTTTTACTCTTTTGTCAGGAGAAAAAGTTCGAATCCGTCCCTACGAAATCGCATTCGGAATCGGAGGGCTAATAAACGAAGTTCCGCGAGTTCCGCAAATCGGAGACCTTGGATTGCAAAATGAAGTGTATCGAAAGCTAATCGATATCCGTTACGATAACGAAGGGAATCGCTTCTTTCAAGCGACATTAAAACAAGGAGAGGCGATCGGTTGCAATATCAATGAAATCGGTCTTTTCGATGAGGATGGAAACCTTCTCTATCTGAAAACATTTCCATCAAAGGCAAAAGACCATTTAATAGTTTATGATTTTATAATAAAGGAGGAATTTCAGTGA
- a CDS encoding LA_1064 family peroxide-responsive upregulated protein, with product MIQILARETNVEFAGTGKFRIELLPIALFKTHESLLQYCDRKGYKKSGSGLDSEFTRDEDLKPVRDRLKRFVDQPFKVYEKFIILEQEVRSDDGSV from the coding sequence GTGATTCAAATACTCGCGAGAGAAACGAACGTAGAATTTGCGGGAACCGGAAAATTCAGAATCGAATTGCTTCCGATCGCTCTATTCAAAACGCACGAAAGCCTTTTGCAATACTGCGATCGAAAAGGGTATAAAAAAAGCGGGTCCGGATTGGATTCGGAATTTACTCGGGACGAGGATTTAAAACCGGTTCGGGACAGATTAAAAAGATTCGTAGATCAGCCGTTTAAAGTATATGAAAAGTTTATCATATTGGAACAGGAAGTGAGGAGCGACGATGGCAGTGTTTAA
- a CDS encoding alpha/beta hydrolase family protein has protein sequence MYSKTCHLFVLLGTLTLILVFGVSCKIPEDLKKKPDESLLQLKESGATPSEVYLKSGNRKLYGVASGCKTGKQNILIFIHGSPGGWQNYTWYLENKNLLAKYCILSLDRPGFGKSSPNMVVADVESQAALIENAIHEFLQSSSTSKKENIVIVGHSYGGPIAAKIASDPKNHINVLVLLAAPLSAEHEEIRWYNQIADWNWVKFFLPIEIQNSNDEMLPLKEQLHSLEVFWAKIYCKIIMIHGRKDSLVPFKNLEYSRTHFLKSQLTTIALDEEDHFIPWTQKNLVEKVLLDVDQE, from the coding sequence ATGTATTCGAAGACTTGCCATCTATTCGTTTTGCTAGGCACTCTAACTTTAATCCTTGTTTTCGGTGTTTCGTGCAAAATTCCGGAAGATTTAAAGAAAAAACCGGATGAAAGCCTTCTTCAACTGAAGGAATCCGGCGCTACGCCTTCGGAAGTTTATCTTAAATCCGGAAATCGTAAGTTGTACGGGGTAGCAAGCGGTTGTAAAACAGGAAAACAAAATATTCTTATATTCATACACGGTTCACCGGGAGGTTGGCAAAACTACACTTGGTATTTGGAAAATAAAAATCTGCTCGCGAAATACTGTATTTTGTCCTTGGATAGGCCGGGCTTCGGAAAATCAAGCCCAAACATGGTAGTAGCAGATGTGGAATCGCAAGCGGCGTTGATTGAAAATGCAATTCATGAATTTTTACAATCGAGTTCTACATCAAAAAAAGAGAATATAGTAATCGTCGGTCATTCCTATGGAGGGCCGATCGCAGCAAAAATCGCTTCCGATCCAAAGAATCATATAAATGTCTTGGTTTTACTTGCGGCTCCTTTAAGCGCTGAACACGAAGAAATTCGATGGTACAATCAAATCGCGGATTGGAACTGGGTTAAATTCTTTCTGCCGATTGAAATCCAAAATAGTAACGACGAAATGCTTCCCCTTAAAGAGCAGCTCCATTCATTAGAAGTCTTTTGGGCAAAGATCTATTGTAAAATCATTATGATTCACGGAAGAAAAGATTCGTTAGTTCCATTTAAAAATCTAGAATACTCTCGGACACATTTTTTGAAATCGCAATTAACGACAATCGCTTTAGACGAAGAAGATCATTTTATACCTTGGACACAAAAGAATCTGGTGGAAAAAGTTTTATTGGATGTAGATCAAGAATAA